From a single Collibacillus ludicampi genomic region:
- a CDS encoding DUF1492 domain-containing protein: MKTEKEAIEQALDELKSYAPHLEQLLRMRYIEKRSVLEVIKKLCISERTHDYWRREAVCEFAMLVGITEG, from the coding sequence TTGAAAACAGAGAAAGAAGCGATTGAGCAAGCGTTGGATGAGTTGAAGTCGTATGCGCCGCATCTGGAGCAGCTTTTACGAATGAGGTATATCGAGAAGCGAAGCGTGCTTGAAGTTATAAAGAAGCTTTGTATATCTGAGCGGACTCATGATTATTGGAGGCGAGAAGCTGTGTGTGAGTTTGCGATGTTGGTGGGGATCACGGAAGGGTGA